A region from the Cannabis sativa cultivar Pink pepper isolate KNU-18-1 chromosome 9, ASM2916894v1, whole genome shotgun sequence genome encodes:
- the LOC115721898 gene encoding cyclic dof factor 1, translating into MSQIKNISDQNCISSKDHHHHHQGIKLFGRTIPLSHNQIPTNPQFKDCKSDHITKSKIESSVETNSEEQDQKVFKKPDKIIPCPRCKSMETKFCYFNNYNVNQPRHFCKNCQRYWTAGGSMRNVPIGAGRRKNKHLASQFRQIMASGEGARITSNSDEPSNGKVLTFCHNGDDSSLEGNVTEQHAARSHPPQQCYPVVSWDPTQHSHQQFVVSNPSDSSQVQWLEAPILSVPTTVPIQFVQAASYWGCMPIWAAARGNVSVLPTLGKHSREESEEGVLAPSEASKNQIQGGLGFEFDKENSVYKKLAHSKIEGKDNVLYSSSPVLEANPAAISRSHSFQEST; encoded by the exons ATGTCTCAAATTAAGAATATTAGTGATCAAAATTGTATTAGTAGTAaggatcatcatcatcatcatcaaggtATTAAGCTCTTTGGAAGAACAATTCCCTTATCACATAATCAAATTCCAACCAATCCTCAATTCAAG gattGTAAAAGTGATCATATAACCAAATCAAAGATAGAGAGCTCTGTTGAAACAAATTCAGAAGAACAAGATCAAAAAGTGTTTAAGAAACCAGATAAGATAATTCCATGTCCAAGATGCAAAAGTATGGAGACAAAATTTTGTTACTTCAACAACTACAATGTCAATCAACCTAgacatttttgtaaaaattgccAGAGATATTGGACAGCTGGCGGCTCGATGAGGAATGTTCCTATAGGGGCAGGACGGCGAAAGAACAAACACTTAGCCTCTCAGTTTCGTCAGATAATGGCATCTGGGGAAGGCGCGCGCATCACTAGTAATAGTGATGAGCCGTCAAATGGAAAAGTCTTGACATTTTGTCATAATGGTGATGATTCATCGTTGGAAGGAAATGTGACCGAGCAACATGCTGCTCGGTCTCATCCTCCTCAACAATGTTACCCTGTTGTGTCATGGGATCCAACACAACATTCTCATCAACAATTTGTTGTGTCAAATCCCAGTGATTCAAGCCAGGTTCAATGGCTTGAAGCGCCGATTTTGTCTGTTCCAACAACTGTTCCGATCCAATTTGTACAAGCAGCCTCGTACTGGGGCTGTATGCCTATTTGGGCTGCAGCTCGGGGGAATGTTTCAGTTTTGCCTACTCTTGGCAAACACTCTAGAGAAGAATCCGAGGAGGGTGTTTTGGCCCCGAGTGAGGCTTCGAAGAATCAAATTCAAGGCGGTTTAGGGTTTGAATTTGACAAAGAAAATTCTGTTTACAAAAAATTAGCACATAGTAAAATAGAAGGAAAGGATAATGTATTATATTCTTCTTCTCCTGTCCTTGAAGCAAATCCAGCTGCAATTTCTCGCTCTCATTCATTTCAAGAGAGCACATAA